The following proteins are encoded in a genomic region of Drosophila willistoni isolate 14030-0811.24 chromosome 3R, UCI_dwil_1.1, whole genome shotgun sequence:
- the LOC6647354 gene encoding GDP-fucose transporter 1 has translation MYKNLEEHNRLVNKYLKIFFVVALYWCTSILTVFVNKHLLSSDTVNLGAPLFMSWFQCVISTIICYTACRLSRKYPSVITFPDGNPLEIDTFRKILPLSVLYTLMIGANNLSLHNVTVAFYYIGRSLTTVFSVVLSWLLLRQRTSFKCMLCCGAIVVGFWLGVDQESLTEVFSWRGTVYGVLSSLALAMYSIQTKKSLSYVNQEVWLLSYYNNLYSTILFLPLIILNGELETIITYPHMWAAWFWAAMTLSGICGFAIGFVTALEIQVTSPLTHNISGTAKACAQTVIATQYYHDVRSALWWTSNVVVLVASAAYTRVKQLEMLRHHQQRNAAPQKA, from the exons ATGTATAAAAATCTGGAAGAGCACAACCGGCTGgtcaacaaatatttaaagataTTCTTTGTAGTTGCATTATATTG GTGCACCTCAATATTAACAGTATTCGTGAATAAACATCTGCTAAGCAGCGACACAGTCAATTTGGGAGCACCTCTGTTCATGTCCTGGTTTCAGTGCGTCATCTCTACCATCATCTGTTATACAGCGTGTCGGCTGAGCCGAAAATATCCTAGTGTCATAACTTTTCCCGATGGGAACCCCTTGGAGATTGACACATTCCGAAAAATTCTGCCGCTGTCGGTTCTGTACACTCTAATGATAGGAGCTAATAATCTATCGCTACACAATGTAACCGTAGCTTTCTACTACATTGGCCGTTCCCTGACAACAGTGTTCAGTGTGGTTTTATCATGGTTGCTTCTAAG GCAACGCACTAGTTTCAAATGCATGCTCTGCTGCGGAGCCATTGTGGTGGGTTTCTGGCTTGGAGTCGATCAGGAGAGCTTGACAGAAGTGTTTTCTTGGCGTGGCACTGTATACGGAGTTCTCAGCTCATTGGCCCTGGCAATGTACTCCATTCAGACAAAGAAATCCCTATCTTATGTCAACCAGGAAGTATGGCTGCTCAGCTATTATAATAACCTGTATTCCACAATTCTATTCCTGCCTTTAATTATACTTAACGGTGAGCTGGAAACGATTATAACATATCCTCATATGTGGGCAGCCTGGTTCTGGGCTGCCATGACGCTGAGTGGTATTTGTGGCTTTGCCATTGGCTTTGTTACAGCCCTTGAAATTCAA GTCACCTCCCCACTAACGCATAACATCTCGGGCACGGCTAAGGCTTGTGCTCAGACTGTAATCGCTACCCAGTATTATCATGATGTTCGTTCGGCACTTTGGTGGACTTCCAATGTAGTTGTATTGGTAGCTAGCGCCGCCTACACTAGGGTCAAACAGCTGGAAATGTTGCGCCACCATCAGCAGCGAAATGCAGCCCCACAGAAAGCTTGA
- the LOC6647353 gene encoding protein SGT1 homolog, whose translation MSVRHDWYQSESKVVITVLLKNAAQKNYDVKIESQKIHLTADGYELLLPLLHPIVVERSSHKAYPSKVEITLAKETGLRWESLELKETVAATAPPALQTKNWDLLVKEEEKIDEKEAKGEAALNQLFKKIYSTSTPEVQMAMNKSFTESGGTVLSTNWNEVSQDKVPIKPPEGTEFREWDK comes from the coding sequence ATGTCTGTGCGCCACGATTGGTATCAATCAGAGTCCAAAGTGGTTATCACTGTTTTGCTAAAGAACGCTGCCCAGAAGAACTATGACGTCAAAATTGAGTCACAAAAAATACATCTGACGGCCGATGGCTATGAGTTGTTGCTTCCACTGCTTCATCCTATTGTGGTTGAGCGTTCTTCACACAAAGCCTATCCATCAAAAGTTGAAATTACTCTGGCCAAGGAGACTGGCTTGCGTTGGGAGAGCCTCGAGCTGAAGGAAACTGTGGCCGCAACTGCACCACCAGCACTGCAAACAAAGAACTGGGACCTTTTGGTCAAGGAGGAGGAAAAGATCGATGAAAAAGAAGCCAAAGGTGAAGCGGCTCTCAATCAATTATTCAAAAAGATCTACAGCACCTCCACACCGGAGGTGCAAATGGCCATGAACAAATCATTTACGGAGTCCGGCGGCACCGTGCTCAGCACCAACTGGAATGAAGTTTCTCAGGATAAAGTGCCCATTAAGCCGCCAGAAGGAACCGAGTTCCGCGAATGGGACAAGTAA